A stretch of the Thermus thermophilus genome encodes the following:
- a CDS encoding patatin-like phospholipase family protein — translation MRGVALALGGGGVRGYAHLGVLAVLEEAGVPIRGLAGSSAGALAAAAWAFGHKDPWKVHEAIFDREVAELSRAGSLRALARLFIAFRRPAVVATGRIEEGLKALFGEARLEESPLPLAIQAADLLTGEKVVLRRGPVWQAVLASMAIPGLFPPVPWEGRLLVDGDVVEKVPVRAAKALFPKVVAVDVSNPPPKEPPRTALEAALLAGEASRRRLKALALREADLVLALDPPFPIDTFDHEKLPLVYELGQKRARERLKEVQALARVRLRDLFPRR, via the coding sequence GTGCGCGGCGTGGCCTTGGCCTTAGGGGGAGGCGGCGTTCGGGGGTACGCCCACCTCGGGGTGCTCGCCGTCTTGGAGGAGGCGGGTGTCCCCATCCGGGGCCTTGCGGGGAGCTCCGCCGGGGCCTTGGCGGCGGCCGCCTGGGCCTTCGGCCACAAGGACCCCTGGAAGGTGCACGAGGCCATCTTTGACCGGGAGGTGGCGGAGCTTTCCCGGGCGGGAAGCCTCCGGGCTTTGGCCCGGCTCTTCATCGCCTTCAGGCGCCCGGCCGTGGTGGCCACAGGCCGGATAGAGGAGGGGCTTAAGGCCCTCTTTGGCGAGGCCCGCCTGGAGGAAAGCCCCCTTCCCCTGGCCATCCAGGCCGCCGACCTCCTCACGGGGGAAAAGGTGGTGCTCCGGCGAGGCCCGGTGTGGCAGGCGGTGCTGGCCAGCATGGCCATCCCCGGCCTTTTCCCCCCGGTCCCTTGGGAAGGGCGGCTTCTGGTGGACGGGGACGTGGTGGAGAAGGTGCCGGTGCGGGCGGCCAAGGCCCTCTTCCCCAAGGTGGTGGCCGTGGACGTCTCCAACCCCCCGCCCAAGGAACCGCCCAGGACGGCCCTCGAGGCCGCCCTCCTGGCGGGCGAGGCGAGCCGGAGGCGCCTGAAGGCGCTGGCCCTCAGGGAGGCCGACCTGGTCCTCGCCCTGGACCCTCCCTTCCCCATAGACACCTTTGACCACGAAAAACTCCCCCTGGTCTACGAGCTCGGCCAGAAGCGGGCCCGGGAGCGGCTCAAGGAGGTCCAGGCCCTGGCCCGGGTGCGCCTTAGGGACCTCTTCCCCCGGCGATAA
- the polX gene encoding DNA polymerase/3'-5' exonuclease PolX: protein MRNQELARIFEEIGLMSEFLGDNPFRVRAYHQAARTLYDLDTPIEEIAKRGKEALMELPGVGPDLAEKILEFLRTGKVGKHEELSRKVPRGVLEVMEVPGVGPKTARQLFQELGIDSLEKLKEALERGDLTRLKGFGPKKADRIREGLALAQAAGKRRPLGAVLSLARSLLEAIRGLPGVERAELCGSARRYKDTVGDLDFLVASREGERVVEGFVRLPQVKEVFAKGKERATVFLKNGLQVDLRVVPLESYGAGLQYLTGSKAHSIRLRALAQEKGLKLSEYGVFRGEQRIAGETEEGVYAALGLPWIPPPLREDHGEIEAALSGRLPRLLELSQIKGDLQVHSTYSDGKNTLEELWEAARALGYRYLAVTDHSPAVRVAGGPSPEEALKRIEEIRRFNETHGPPYLLAGAEVDIHPDGTLDYPDWVLRELDLVLVSVHSRFNLPKADQTRRLLKALENPFVHVLAHPTARLLGRRAPIEADWEAVFRKAKEKGVAVEIDGYYDRMDLPDDLARMAYSMGLWVSLSTDAHQTDHLRFMELAVGTAQRAWIGPERVLNTLDYEDLLSWLKARRGA from the coding sequence ATGCGGAACCAGGAGCTCGCCCGGATCTTTGAGGAAATCGGGCTCATGAGCGAGTTTTTAGGGGACAACCCCTTCCGGGTCCGGGCCTACCACCAGGCGGCCCGCACCCTCTACGACCTGGACACCCCCATAGAGGAGATCGCCAAGAGGGGCAAGGAGGCCCTCATGGAGCTTCCCGGGGTGGGGCCGGACCTCGCGGAGAAGATCCTGGAGTTCCTCCGCACGGGGAAGGTGGGGAAGCACGAGGAGCTTTCCCGGAAGGTCCCGCGGGGGGTCCTCGAGGTGATGGAGGTCCCCGGGGTGGGGCCCAAGACGGCCCGGCAGCTCTTCCAGGAGCTCGGCATAGACTCCCTGGAAAAGCTCAAGGAGGCCCTGGAGCGGGGGGACCTCACCCGGCTCAAAGGCTTTGGCCCCAAGAAGGCGGACCGCATCCGGGAAGGCCTCGCCCTCGCCCAGGCGGCGGGGAAGCGGAGGCCCTTGGGGGCGGTGCTCTCCCTGGCGCGAAGCCTCCTCGAGGCCATAAGGGGGCTTCCCGGGGTGGAGCGGGCGGAGCTTTGCGGCTCGGCGAGGCGCTACAAGGACACCGTGGGGGACCTGGACTTTTTGGTGGCGAGCAGAGAGGGCGAGCGGGTGGTGGAGGGCTTCGTGCGCCTTCCTCAGGTGAAGGAGGTCTTCGCCAAGGGGAAGGAAAGGGCCACGGTCTTTTTGAAAAACGGCCTCCAGGTGGACCTGAGGGTGGTCCCCTTGGAAAGCTACGGGGCGGGCCTCCAGTACCTCACGGGGAGCAAGGCCCACTCCATCCGCCTTCGCGCCCTCGCCCAGGAAAAGGGCCTGAAGCTTTCCGAGTACGGGGTCTTCCGGGGGGAGCAAAGGATCGCCGGGGAGACGGAGGAGGGGGTCTACGCCGCCTTGGGCCTTCCCTGGATCCCACCGCCTCTTCGGGAGGACCACGGGGAGATAGAGGCGGCCCTTTCGGGAAGGCTTCCTAGGCTCCTTGAGCTTTCCCAGATCAAAGGGGATCTTCAGGTCCACTCCACCTACTCCGACGGGAAGAACACCTTGGAGGAGCTCTGGGAGGCGGCGAGGGCCCTGGGCTACCGCTACCTCGCCGTCACCGACCACTCCCCGGCGGTGCGGGTGGCGGGGGGGCCTTCCCCCGAGGAGGCCTTGAAGCGCATAGAGGAGATCCGCCGCTTCAACGAGACCCACGGCCCCCCCTACCTCCTCGCCGGGGCCGAGGTGGACATCCACCCCGACGGCACCCTGGACTACCCGGACTGGGTCTTAAGGGAGCTGGACCTGGTTTTGGTCTCCGTCCACTCCCGCTTTAACCTCCCCAAGGCCGACCAGACCAGGCGCCTCCTCAAGGCCCTGGAGAACCCCTTCGTCCACGTCCTCGCCCACCCCACGGCGAGGCTTTTGGGCCGCCGCGCCCCCATTGAGGCCGACTGGGAGGCGGTCTTCCGGAAGGCCAAGGAAAAGGGCGTGGCGGTGGAGATTGACGGCTACTACGACCGCATGGACCTCCCCGACGACCTCGCCCGCATGGCCTACAGCATGGGGCTTTGGGTAAGCCTCTCCACCGACGCCCACCAGACCGACCACCTCCGCTTCATGGAGCTCGCCGTGGGCACGGCGCAAAGGGCCTGGATCGGCCCCGAGCGGGTGCTCAACACTTTGGACTACGAGGACCTCCTCTCCTGGCTCAAAGCCCGGCGAGGCGCTTAG
- a CDS encoding O-acetylhomoserine aminocarboxypropyltransferase/cysteine synthase family protein has translation MEYATLAVLAGLPEDPHGAVGLPVYAVAAYGFKTLEEGQERFATGEGYVYARQKDPTAKALEERLKALEGALEAVVLASGQAATFAALLALLRPGDEVVAAKGLFGQTIGLFGQVLSLMGVKVRYVDPEPEAVREAFSEKTRAVFVETVANPALLVPDLEALATLAEEKGVALVVDNTFGAAGALCRPLAWGAHVVVESLTKWASGHGSVLGGAVLSRETGLWRNYPQFLQPDLKGQVPWEALGARCFPERVRTLGLSLCGMALSPFNAYLLFQGLETVALRVARMSETARLLAERLQGHPKVKALRYPGLPEDPAHRNARKYLASGGPILTLDLGSQEAASRFLRAIRLFKAANLGDARTLLVHPWTTTHSRLTEEARLQAGVTPGLVRVSVGLEDPQDLLALFEEALGAV, from the coding sequence ATGGAGTACGCCACCCTCGCGGTCCTCGCTGGGCTTCCCGAAGACCCCCACGGGGCGGTGGGGCTTCCCGTCTACGCCGTGGCCGCCTACGGCTTCAAAACCCTGGAAGAGGGCCAGGAGCGCTTCGCCACCGGGGAAGGCTACGTCTACGCGCGCCAGAAGGACCCCACGGCCAAGGCCCTGGAGGAGAGGCTCAAGGCCCTGGAGGGGGCCTTGGAGGCCGTGGTCCTGGCCTCGGGCCAGGCGGCCACCTTCGCCGCCCTCCTCGCCCTCCTCCGCCCGGGGGACGAGGTGGTGGCGGCCAAGGGGCTTTTCGGCCAGACCATCGGGCTTTTCGGCCAGGTGCTTTCCCTCATGGGGGTAAAGGTGCGCTACGTGGACCCCGAGCCCGAGGCCGTGCGGGAGGCCTTCAGCGAGAAGACCCGCGCGGTCTTCGTGGAGACCGTGGCGAACCCCGCCCTCCTTGTGCCCGACCTCGAGGCCCTGGCCACCCTGGCCGAGGAGAAGGGGGTGGCCCTGGTGGTGGACAACACCTTCGGGGCGGCGGGGGCGCTCTGCCGGCCTTTGGCCTGGGGGGCCCACGTGGTGGTGGAAAGCCTCACCAAGTGGGCCTCGGGGCATGGCTCCGTTTTGGGCGGGGCGGTGCTTTCCCGGGAAACCGGGCTCTGGCGGAACTACCCCCAGTTTTTGCAGCCCGACCTCAAGGGCCAGGTCCCCTGGGAGGCCCTGGGGGCGAGGTGCTTCCCCGAAAGGGTCCGCACCCTGGGGCTTTCCCTCTGCGGCATGGCCCTTTCCCCCTTCAACGCCTACCTCCTCTTCCAGGGCCTGGAGACCGTGGCCCTGAGGGTTGCGCGGATGAGCGAGACCGCGCGCCTCCTCGCCGAGCGCCTCCAGGGCCACCCCAAGGTGAAGGCCCTCCGCTACCCGGGCCTTCCCGAGGACCCCGCCCACAGGAACGCCCGGAAGTACCTGGCCTCGGGCGGGCCCATCCTCACCCTGGACCTGGGAAGCCAGGAGGCGGCAAGCCGCTTCCTCCGGGCCATCCGCCTCTTTAAGGCGGCGAACCTCGGGGACGCCCGGACCCTCCTCGTCCACCCCTGGACCACCACCCATAGCCGCCTCACCGAGGAGGCGAGGCTCCAGGCCGGGGTGACCCCGGGGCTCGTGCGGGTCTCCGTGGGCCTGGAAGACCCCCAGGACCTCCTCGCCCTCTTTGAGGAGGCCCTAGGGGCGGTGTAG
- a CDS encoding amino acid ABC transporter ATP-binding protein: MRAVEPIIRIHNLHKWFGPLHVLKGIHLEVAPGEKLVIIGPSGSGKSTLIRTINRLEDFQEGEVWVDGLNVKDDRALREVRREVGMVFQQFNLFPHMTVLENITLAPMRVRRWPKEKAERKALELLERVGILDQAGKYPGQLSGGQQQRVAIARALAMEPKIMLFDEPTSALDPEMVGEVLDVMRDLARGGMTMLVVTHEMGFAREVADRVVFMDGGQIVEEGRPGEIFTAPKEERTRAFLERVLHQ, encoded by the coding sequence ATGAGGGCGGTGGAGCCCATCATCCGAATCCACAACCTGCACAAGTGGTTCGGTCCCCTGCACGTGCTCAAGGGGATCCACCTGGAGGTGGCCCCGGGAGAGAAGCTCGTCATCATCGGGCCCTCGGGCTCGGGGAAGAGCACCCTCATCCGCACCATCAACCGCCTGGAGGACTTCCAGGAGGGGGAGGTGTGGGTGGACGGCCTGAACGTCAAGGACGACCGGGCTCTCCGGGAGGTGAGGCGGGAGGTGGGGATGGTCTTCCAGCAGTTCAACCTCTTCCCCCACATGACCGTCTTGGAGAACATCACCCTGGCCCCCATGCGGGTGCGGCGCTGGCCGAAGGAGAAGGCGGAGAGGAAGGCTTTGGAGCTTTTGGAGCGGGTGGGGATTTTGGACCAGGCGGGGAAGTACCCGGGGCAGCTTTCCGGGGGCCAGCAGCAGCGGGTGGCCATCGCCCGGGCGCTCGCCATGGAGCCCAAGATCATGCTCTTTGACGAGCCCACGAGCGCCTTGGACCCGGAGATGGTGGGGGAGGTGTTGGACGTGATGCGGGACCTGGCGCGCGGGGGGATGACGATGCTGGTGGTGACCCACGAGATGGGGTTTGCCCGGGAGGTGGCGGACCGGGTGGTGTTCATGGACGGGGGGCAGATCGTGGAGGAGGGGAGGCCGGGGGAGATCTTCACCGCCCCCAAGGAGGAGCGCACCCGGGCCTTCCTGGAGCGGGTCCTCCACCAGTAG
- a CDS encoding HTH domain-containing protein yields the protein MPRPDRFRKKVLELLKEAGRPLHYTEIGRLLKEDGLWKDVKEPEKIAKIRLSALARWHRSPVVALGEGLYALREEGGTSPEP from the coding sequence ATGCCGAGGCCGGACCGGTTTCGTAAAAAAGTTCTGGAGCTTCTCAAAGAAGCGGGAAGGCCCCTCCACTACACGGAGATCGGCCGCCTCCTCAAGGAGGACGGGCTCTGGAAGGACGTGAAGGAACCGGAGAAGATCGCCAAGATCCGCCTTTCCGCCCTGGCCCGCTGGCACCGAAGCCCGGTGGTGGCCCTGGGGGAAGGGCTTTACGCCCTCAGGGAAGAAGGCGGTACGAGCCCAGAACCCTGA
- a CDS encoding TRAP transporter permease encodes MAQDASLLVEESELGGRKPRGLARYLLVALGVAWSLFQLWATEVGTLDPLRLRAVHLAFALALAFLAYPGKRGPKDRVPLSDWVLALLGVAGALYVVLDYYGITQLRGGIPSGRDVVMGTLTLLVLFVASWRVVGPALPVIASLFILYALTGPKGLIPYMLPSWLQLHAGSQWSQLMGQLYTTAEGIWGVPLGVSATFVFLFVLFGALLEKAGAGRFFIQAAYALLGHFRGGPAKAAVVASALTGVVSGSSVSNVVTTGTFTIPLMKRVGYPPEKAGAVEVASSSNGQLMPPVMGAAAFIMAEFLGIPYNQLILIALVPALLAYATLFLTVHLEALALGLKGVPRSELPPLGPILRSGAHYLLPLAYLLYALVGLRLTPERAALNTVFFMLALILLQEAWRAHRGGAGVGFGLLRGGRLILEGLEAGARGMVGIALATATAGVIVGIVTMTGIGFGLTDIVERLSGGNLLLVLLLAQLTSLLLGMGLPTTANYIVMASLVVPVVLQLSEKAGYPVPPVAAHMFVFYFGIMADSTPPVALAAYAASAIAKSDFWKTAVQGFVYELRTALLAYMFFFNPKLLLLGVDSWLEGLWVFLTALLGMTAFAAALVGFLHKPTRLWERALLLGAALALVVPGLLTDAIGLGLFLLVYLLQRVRK; translated from the coding sequence ATGGCGCAGGACGCTTCGCTTTTGGTGGAGGAAAGTGAGCTCGGGGGGCGGAAGCCCAGGGGCCTGGCCCGCTACCTGCTCGTGGCCCTAGGGGTGGCCTGGAGCCTCTTCCAGCTCTGGGCCACGGAGGTCGGCACCCTGGACCCCTTGCGCCTGCGGGCGGTCCACCTGGCCTTCGCCCTGGCCCTGGCCTTCTTGGCCTACCCGGGGAAGAGGGGCCCCAAGGACCGGGTGCCCCTTTCGGACTGGGTCTTGGCCCTTTTGGGGGTGGCGGGGGCGCTTTACGTGGTCTTGGACTACTACGGCATCACCCAGCTCCGGGGCGGCATCCCGAGCGGGCGGGACGTGGTCATGGGGACCCTCACCCTCCTCGTCCTCTTCGTGGCGAGCTGGCGGGTGGTGGGGCCCGCCTTGCCCGTCATCGCCTCCCTTTTCATCCTCTACGCCCTCACCGGGCCCAAGGGCCTCATCCCCTACATGCTCCCCTCCTGGCTTCAGCTCCACGCCGGGAGCCAGTGGAGCCAGCTCATGGGCCAGCTCTACACCACCGCCGAGGGGATCTGGGGCGTGCCCCTGGGGGTCTCGGCCACCTTCGTCTTCCTCTTCGTCCTCTTCGGGGCCCTTTTGGAGAAGGCGGGGGCGGGGCGCTTCTTCATCCAGGCAGCCTACGCCCTCCTCGGCCACTTCCGGGGGGGGCCCGCCAAGGCGGCGGTGGTGGCGAGCGCCCTCACGGGGGTGGTCTCGGGGAGCTCGGTGTCCAACGTGGTCACCACGGGCACCTTCACCATCCCCCTCATGAAGCGGGTGGGCTACCCCCCGGAGAAGGCGGGGGCGGTGGAGGTGGCGAGCTCTTCCAACGGGCAGCTCATGCCGCCGGTGATGGGGGCCGCGGCCTTCATCATGGCGGAGTTCCTGGGCATCCCCTACAACCAGCTCATCCTCATCGCCCTCGTCCCCGCCCTCCTCGCCTACGCCACCCTCTTCCTCACCGTCCACCTCGAGGCCCTCGCCTTGGGCCTCAAGGGGGTGCCCCGCTCGGAGCTTCCCCCCCTTGGTCCCATCCTCCGCTCGGGGGCCCACTACCTCCTGCCCCTGGCCTACCTCCTCTACGCCCTGGTGGGCCTGAGGCTCACCCCGGAGCGGGCCGCCTTGAACACCGTCTTCTTCATGCTGGCCCTCATCCTCCTCCAGGAGGCCTGGCGAGCCCATAGGGGCGGGGCGGGGGTGGGTTTTGGGCTCTTGAGGGGAGGAAGGCTCATCCTGGAGGGCCTCGAGGCGGGCGCCCGGGGCATGGTGGGCATCGCCTTGGCCACGGCCACCGCCGGCGTCATTGTGGGCATCGTCACCATGACCGGCATCGGCTTCGGGCTCACGGACATCGTGGAACGCCTCTCCGGGGGGAACCTCCTCCTGGTCCTCCTCCTCGCCCAGCTCACGAGCCTCCTCCTCGGCATGGGCCTCCCCACCACCGCCAACTACATCGTCATGGCCTCCCTGGTGGTGCCCGTGGTCCTGCAGCTTTCTGAGAAGGCGGGCTACCCGGTGCCCCCGGTGGCCGCCCACATGTTCGTCTTCTACTTCGGCATCATGGCGGACTCCACCCCTCCTGTGGCCCTCGCCGCCTACGCCGCGAGCGCCATCGCCAAGTCGGACTTCTGGAAGACGGCGGTGCAGGGCTTCGTCTACGAGCTCAGGACCGCCCTCCTCGCCTACATGTTCTTCTTTAACCCCAAGCTCCTCCTCCTGGGGGTGGACTCCTGGCTTGAGGGCCTTTGGGTTTTCCTAACCGCCCTTTTGGGGATGACCGCCTTCGCCGCCGCCCTGGTGGGCTTCCTGCACAAGCCCACCCGCCTTTGGGAAAGGGCCCTTCTCCTGGGAGCGGCCTTGGCCTTGGTGGTCCCGGGCCTCCTCACGGACGCCATAGGCCTAGGCCTCTTCCTCCTGGTCTACCTCCTCCAGCGGGTGCGAAAATGA
- a CDS encoding aminopeptidase, translated as MDAFKRNLEKLAELAIRVGLNLEKGQEVIATAPVEAVDFVRLLAEKAYREGASLFTVIYGDQELARKRLALAPEEGLDKAPAWLYEGMAKAFREGAARLAVSGSDPKALEGLPPERVGRAQKANARAYKPALEAITEFVSNWTIVPFAHPGWARAVFPDLPEEEAVRRLWEAIFQATRADQEDPVAAWEAHNRALHEKVAYLNARRFHALHFRGPGTDLVVGLAEGHLWQGGATPTKGGRLCNPNLPTEEVFTAPHRERVEGVVRASRPLALGGTLVEGIFARFERGFAVEVRAEKGEEVLKRLLDTDEGAKRLGEVALVPADNPIAKTGLVFFDTLFDENAASHIAFGQAYAENLEGRPSGEEFRRRGGNESLIHVDWMVGSEEMDVDGLYEDGTRIPLMRRGRWVV; from the coding sequence GTGGACGCCTTCAAGCGCAACCTGGAAAAGCTGGCGGAACTCGCCATCCGCGTGGGGCTCAACCTGGAGAAGGGGCAGGAGGTCATCGCCACCGCCCCCGTTGAGGCGGTGGACTTCGTGCGCCTTCTCGCGGAGAAGGCCTACCGGGAGGGGGCGAGCCTCTTCACCGTGATCTACGGGGACCAGGAGCTTGCCCGCAAGCGCCTCGCCCTGGCGCCGGAAGAGGGGTTGGACAAGGCCCCGGCCTGGCTCTACGAGGGGATGGCCAAGGCCTTCAGGGAAGGGGCGGCGAGGCTTGCCGTCTCGGGGAGCGACCCCAAGGCCCTAGAAGGGCTTCCCCCGGAGAGGGTGGGCCGGGCGCAAAAGGCCAACGCCCGCGCCTACAAGCCCGCCCTCGAGGCCATCACGGAGTTCGTCAGCAACTGGACCATCGTCCCCTTCGCCCACCCCGGCTGGGCGAGGGCGGTCTTCCCAGACCTCCCCGAGGAGGAGGCGGTGAGGAGGCTCTGGGAGGCCATCTTCCAGGCCACCCGGGCCGACCAGGAAGACCCCGTGGCCGCCTGGGAGGCCCACAACCGCGCCCTCCACGAGAAGGTGGCCTACCTGAACGCCCGCCGCTTCCACGCTCTCCACTTCCGGGGGCCGGGGACGGACCTCGTGGTGGGCCTCGCCGAGGGGCACCTCTGGCAGGGCGGGGCCACCCCCACCAAGGGGGGCCGGCTCTGCAACCCCAACCTGCCCACGGAGGAGGTCTTCACCGCCCCCCACCGGGAGCGGGTGGAGGGGGTGGTGCGCGCAAGCCGCCCCCTGGCCCTGGGGGGCACCTTGGTGGAGGGGATCTTCGCCCGGTTTGAGAGGGGCTTCGCCGTGGAGGTGCGGGCCGAGAAGGGCGAGGAGGTGTTGAAGCGGCTTCTGGACACGGACGAGGGGGCGAAGCGCCTCGGGGAGGTGGCCCTGGTCCCCGCGGACAACCCCATCGCCAAGACGGGCCTCGTCTTCTTTGACACCCTCTTTGACGAAAACGCTGCAAGCCACATCGCCTTCGGCCAGGCCTACGCGGAAAACCTGGAGGGCCGCCCCTCGGGGGAAGAGTTCCGGAGGCGGGGGGGTAACGAAAGCCTCATCCACGTGGACTGGATGGTGGGCTCCGAGGAGATGGACGTGGACGGGCTTTACGAGGACGGCACCCGCATTCCCCTCATGCGGCGGGGAAGGTGGGTGGTCTAG
- a CDS encoding type-5 uracil-DNA glycosylase gives MDLEAFRTELAACRLCPRLVAWREEVVGRKRAFRGEPYWAKPVPGFGDPQAKILLFGLAPGAHGSNRTGRPFTGDASGAFLYPLLHEAGLASKPESLPGDDLRLHGVYLTAAVRCAPPKNKPTPEELRACARWTALELGLLPEVRVYLALGRVALEALLAHFGLRKSAYPFRHGAHYPLPGGRHLLASYHVSRQNTQTGRLTREMFLEVLKEAKRLAGL, from the coding sequence GTGGACCTCGAGGCCTTCCGCACGGAGCTTGCCGCCTGCCGCCTCTGCCCCAGGCTCGTGGCCTGGCGGGAGGAGGTGGTGGGGAGGAAGCGGGCCTTCCGGGGCGAGCCCTACTGGGCCAAACCGGTTCCGGGCTTCGGCGACCCCCAGGCCAAGATCCTCCTCTTCGGCCTCGCCCCCGGGGCCCACGGGTCCAACCGCACGGGCCGCCCCTTCACCGGGGACGCCTCCGGGGCCTTCCTCTACCCCTTGCTCCATGAGGCGGGCCTCGCCAGCAAGCCGGAAAGCCTTCCCGGGGACGACCTCAGGCTCCACGGGGTCTACCTCACCGCGGCGGTGCGCTGCGCCCCGCCCAAGAACAAGCCCACCCCCGAGGAGCTCCGCGCCTGCGCCCGCTGGACGGCGCTGGAGCTCGGCCTCCTCCCCGAGGTGCGGGTCTACCTGGCCCTGGGGAGGGTGGCCCTCGAGGCCCTCCTCGCCCACTTCGGCCTGAGGAAGAGCGCCTACCCCTTCCGCCACGGGGCCCACTACCCCCTCCCCGGGGGAAGGCACCTCCTCGCGAGCTACCACGTCTCCCGGCAGAACACCCAGACGGGAAGGCTCACCCGGGAGATGTTCCTTGAGGTCCTGAAGGAGGCTAAGCGCCTCGCCGGGCTTTGA
- a CDS encoding TAXI family TRAP transporter solute-binding subunit — MRKLILAALTLAGLGLAQEFLTIGSGSTTGVYFPVATGMAKLVNDANVGLRANARSTGGSVANINAIAAGEFEMALAQNDIAYYAYQGCCIPAFEGKAVKGIRALAALYPEVVHIVARKDAGIRTVADLKGKRVVVGDVGSGTEQNARQILEAYGLTFDDLGQAIRVSATQGIQLMQDKRADALFYTVGLGASAIQQLALTTPIALVAVDLNRIQGIAKKYPFYVGFNIPGGTYRGVDVTTPTVAVQAMLIASEKLSEETVYKFMKAVFGNLEAFKKIHPNLERFFDIRKAVKGLPIPLHPGAERFYKELGVLK, encoded by the coding sequence ATGAGGAAGCTCATCCTTGCCGCTTTGACGCTCGCAGGCCTGGGCCTGGCCCAGGAGTTCCTCACCATCGGCTCCGGCTCCACCACGGGGGTCTACTTCCCCGTGGCCACGGGCATGGCCAAGCTGGTGAACGACGCCAATGTGGGCCTCCGGGCCAACGCCCGCTCCACCGGGGGAAGCGTGGCCAACATCAACGCCATCGCCGCCGGGGAGTTTGAGATGGCCCTGGCCCAGAACGACATCGCCTACTACGCCTACCAGGGCTGCTGCATCCCCGCCTTTGAGGGCAAGGCCGTGAAGGGGATCCGGGCCCTCGCCGCCCTCTACCCCGAGGTGGTCCACATCGTGGCCCGGAAGGACGCGGGGATCCGCACCGTGGCCGACCTCAAGGGCAAGCGCGTGGTGGTGGGCGACGTGGGCTCCGGCACGGAGCAGAACGCCCGGCAGATCCTCGAGGCCTACGGCCTCACCTTTGACGACCTCGGCCAGGCCATCCGGGTGAGCGCCACCCAGGGCATCCAGCTCATGCAGGACAAGCGGGCGGACGCCCTCTTCTACACCGTGGGCCTGGGGGCTTCTGCCATCCAACAGCTCGCCCTCACCACCCCCATCGCCCTGGTGGCGGTGGACCTGAACCGGATCCAGGGCATCGCCAAGAAGTACCCCTTCTACGTGGGCTTCAACATCCCCGGCGGGACCTACAGGGGCGTGGACGTGACCACCCCCACCGTGGCGGTCCAGGCCATGCTCATCGCCTCGGAGAAGCTCTCTGAGGAGACGGTGTACAAGTTCATGAAGGCGGTCTTCGGCAACCTGGAGGCCTTCAAGAAGATCCACCCTAACCTGGAGCGCTTCTTTGATATACGGAAGGCGGTGAAGGGGTTGCCCATCCCCTTGCACCCGGGGGCGGAGCGCTTCTACAAGGAGCTGGGGGTCCTGAAGTAG